The window GAACCACGTTTGGTGGTAACCAAAATAACACCATTTGCCGCTCTTGACCCATAGATTGCTGCAGAAGAAGCATCTTTAAGTACTGTCACAGAAGCGATATCATTCGGATTGATATCATTGAGCCTTTGCTCAATCCCATCTACAATTATCAAGGGGTTATTGTTGCCAAGGGTAGTGATTCCCCGAATTCGGATATTAATATTACTGTTGCCCGGTCTGCCACCTTGATCTACCACGGTTACTCCCGGTGCAAGTCCTTGTAGGGATTGTTGAAAATCCGCAACCGGTCTTCTTTCTAACTTTTCTCCGTCAACTTGTGCCAATGAGTTGGTAACAGATAATTTCTCTTGAACACCGTATCCTACCACTACTACTTCATCTAGAGAAGTCTGGTCTTCTTCCAATACGATGGAAAGTTGGGTCTGTGAGCCGGGTACAATACGCTGAGATTCGTAACCTATAAAACTAATGAGAAGGGCTTTGCCTTCCGGAACATCAATGCTAAAATTTCCATCTAGATCAGACACTGTTCCTTTGGTAGTTCCTTCTACAACTACAGTGGCTCCCGGTATGGGAGCTCCATTGACATCCTTGACCACCCCCTTAATTGGAGCCATTAATTCGACCTCTTCTTCAGGCGAAATTTTTGATTCAGGCATTTTACCAACATAGATGGTATTGTTTACCTGTTTAAATTTGAGTGCTGTTTTGGCTGAAATTTCATACAGAATTTCATAAACAGACTTTCTGCCCGGCTTTAATACAATCTTGCTGTCAGCATTCAGCTGATCATCTGCAAAAACCAACCTGTACTCAGTCTGATTTTCAACCAAATCGATAATTTTTATTATTTGCCATTCTGATTGGTCGACCTGAAGGTAAGTTTCATCTATTGGCTTAATTTGTGCATTTGTATCATTCGCAAGTAAGGTACTTAGGAAGATCACCTGCAACAGCAAACCATATAAGATATGACGTGATACCATTTTAATTAGGTGAAGTATTTTTGTTTTCATATTTTAGTATGTTTTTATAGGATAAAATTTTATAAGAACGGACAGGGTAAACCCGGACATTTGGCGATGGAGGGTTTATCCTGTAATTTTTTAACTCATAGGCTAATTAGAATTAAGTTTCACATATTTATTATCAATCGTGTGGTTGAAGTTCATGGTAAAGCCTAATCCGGATAGTAAATTATCCAAATTATCATTTTGAAATGTTCCTGTGACAGTTCTGTCTAAATTGATATTTTTTTCGTGTTCAAATTTCACCCCATACCAATCCTCCAGCTGCTGTAAGATAGCTTTAAGCGGTTTTTTTCGGAATTTTATTTGACCGTCTTTCCATCCCATTTCCTTGGCATATATAAATGATGTTACTTCCAATTTTCCGGAGCCATTGAAGCCATCATCCACCATTTCACCCGGTGATAAAAAAGCCTCTTCAGTACCATTTTTCACCTTTACTTTGCCTTCCAATAAAGCTATTTTGGTACGCTCTAATCGACTATTAATATTAAAGCTTGTTCCCAACACCTCCGTAGTAAGTTCTCCGGAAAAAACAAAAAATGGTCTGTCACTATCCTTCTTCACTTCAAAAAATGCTTCACCTTCTAAATAGACCTCTCTTGAATTTTTTTCAAATGATGTGGGGAATTTAATTTTAGAGTTACTGTTCACCAATACCTTGCTTTTATCTGGTAAGGTTAAAAGTAATTTTTCTCCGGATGGAACAGATTTTTCAACCCATTCCGTTAGGACCACCTGCTCACCTTCTTCCTTGTTGTTTTCCCAAACAACCTTGGCAGATAACACTAAGAAGCCTGCTAATAGTAACCAAACGGCAGCTGATTTTAAAAATGAAAATTTACGTTGACCCTTCTTGACATTGGTTTTGTTTCCGGTCTTTTGATCAATTTTTTCCCATAGGTGCTTTTTGCTTGTATCAGCATGGATGGTATTTCCCGACTCTTCCCAAGAGTCCTCAAATATTGTATTGATTTCTTTATTTGAATTGTTCTCTTCTAACCATTTGGCTATTTCTAATTCTTCCTCTTTAGAAGATAAACCATTCAGGAAACGTTTTATTTTTTCTTTGTCCAATTGCTTTGCCTTTTTTTATAATACACAGGCAAAAGCAAAAACACGTACTCATTATTTAAAAAATGTTAAAAAATCATTACAGATAGGTTAAAAAAAGCAACAGGTTTAATGATTACAACAAAATTTCATTAAAAATAAGTATAATAACCCCAAATTTTTCAAAATTATTAACTTTAAAAGACTTTTTTGCTTTATAAATATGATGTTCTACCGTACGCATAGAAATTGTTAATTTTTCTGCAATTTCCGAATTAGAAAAACCAT of the Cyclobacterium marinum DSM 745 genome contains:
- a CDS encoding FecR family protein; this encodes MDKEKIKRFLNGLSSKEEELEIAKWLEENNSNKEINTIFEDSWEESGNTIHADTSKKHLWEKIDQKTGNKTNVKKGQRKFSFLKSAAVWLLLAGFLVLSAKVVWENNKEEGEQVVLTEWVEKSVPSGEKLLLTLPDKSKVLVNSNSKIKFPTSFEKNSREVYLEGEAFFEVKKDSDRPFFVFSGELTTEVLGTSFNINSRLERTKIALLEGKVKVKNGTEEAFLSPGEMVDDGFNGSGKLEVTSFIYAKEMGWKDGQIKFRKKPLKAILQQLEDWYGVKFEHEKNINLDRTVTGTFQNDNLDNLLSGLGFTMNFNHTIDNKYVKLNSN